The genomic region AACGGAAACGGTCTACCTCTGCCTGATGCTAGCGTGCATCCAGTGAATTGCGCTAGAGATGTTATAGATCTGATGAAACTTGGTGACGGAACCATTCTGTTGGCTCTACTGCCATGAACAACTGCAGTAGTCGCTCACACAGGTGAGGCTAAGCACTTTCAAAGTTACTTTACTCAATTCCAATTGACAGACCAACTTAATAGAGTTAAATAATGTTAATTTTCTTTACGTTGACGTGAAATACTTGCAGTGTGCTGACTGTACACGTGCATGGTGAAGATACATCTGGAAACATAATCCATAGTTGCCTACATTTGGTTGATCTTGTTGGTAGTGAACGAGTTGACAAGTCGGAAGTTACTGGCGACGGCCTCAAAGAGGCACAACATATTAACAAGTCTCTCTCTTGCTTGGGTGATGTGATCACAGCATTGGCACAGAAGAACTCCCACATCCCTTATAGAAACAGCAAACTCACCTTATTCTTGCAGAACTCTTTAGGTTTGTGCAATTAGCTCGAGATTTTGCTCCAGATATATCAACTTATATGACTGGTCTAGACATTTATTTGGCCAACGTTTTGGATgagttttttcttttctaatgcTTTTTATGGTGTGTTTCAGGTGGACATGCAAAAACGTTGATGTTTGCTCATGTCAGTCCTGAAGGGGATTCCTTTGGAGAAACAATTAGTACTCTGAAGTTTGCGCAGAGGGTTTCGAGTGTGGAACTTGGTGCAGCTCGTTTAAATAAATAGAGCGTCGAAGTTTTAGAGCTCAACGCAGAGGTAAAATACATCATTCTATGATAT from Capsicum annuum cultivar UCD-10X-F1 unplaced genomic scaffold, UCD10Xv1.1 ctg13339, whole genome shotgun sequence harbors:
- the LOC124890201 gene encoding LOW QUALITY PROTEIN: kinesin-like protein KIN-14L (The sequence of the model RefSeq protein was modified relative to this genomic sequence to represent the inferred CDS: inserted 1 base in 1 codon) encodes the protein MDGYNVCIFAYGQTRSGKTYTMSGPGGESTKEFGINQLAPNDLFLLSDERKDIMSYKIHVQMVEIYNEQIRVLLADDPLLTKLEIRSSMNGNGLPLPDASVHPVNCARDVIDLMKLGXRNHSVGSTAMNNCSSRSHSVLTVHVHGEDTSGNIIHSCLHLVDLVGSERVDKSEVTGDGLKEAQHINKSLSCLGDVITALAQKNSHIPYRNSKLTLFLQNSLGGHAKTLMFAHVSPEGDSFGETISTLKFAQRVSSVELGAARLNK